A single region of the Fenollaria sporofastidiosus genome encodes:
- a CDS encoding plasmid mobilization protein has translation MFRNKYMQNLKAKKKEKEPNINRKRNKILNFRVSEEEYDVICKKIELSGLKKQDYFISMLSNTMINIVPDYRLADSISKEIFQLAKVIKKYGKLDGEDSDILLYVLEIYEQLKKEKSLYYSE, from the coding sequence ATGTTTAGAAATAAGTATATGCAAAATTTAAAAGCTAAAAAGAAAGAAAAAGAGCCTAATATAAACAGAAAAAGAAATAAGATTTTAAATTTTAGAGTTTCAGAAGAAGAATATGATGTAATATGTAAAAAAATTGAACTTAGTGGGCTTAAAAAACAAGATTATTTTATCAGTATGCTATCTAATACCATGATTAATATTGTGCCTGACTATAGACTTGCTGATAGCATATCTAAAGAAATATTTCAATTAGCAAAAGTTATCAAAAAGTATGGGAAATTAGATGGAGAAGATAGCGACATTTTATTATATGTATTAGAAATTTATGAACAACTTAAAAAAGAAAAGAGCCTTTACTATAGCGAGTAA
- a CDS encoding site-specific integrase has translation MPAFRDESGNKTWFCKFNYTNWRGEKLVKKKRGFKTKKEANNWEKEFLNQYADSIDMTFREFFELYKRDKKPRVKENTWRTKEYIVDNKIMPYFANLSMKDINKVTIIQWQNELMKIKDDRGNKYSNTYLRTIHAQFSSILNHACRYYNLKTNVARDVGSIGEKDSGEMLFWTQDEYELFANVIKDKPESFVAFEILYWCGLRLGELLALTEEKFDFDTNSLTINESLQRIDGQNIITEPKTKKSIRTIVMPDFLSDEIKSYLKGFYKLKPKDLIFNFSRSFLHHEMDRGSKKADVKRIRIHDLRHSHVSLLIELGFSATAIANRVGHESIDITYRYAHLFPSKQKEMAISLTHLREKTQNNWNELLEDDTYV, from the coding sequence ATGCCAGCGTTTAGAGATGAAAGCGGAAACAAAACTTGGTTTTGCAAATTTAATTACACAAATTGGAGGGGCGAAAAACTAGTAAAGAAAAAAAGGGGGTTTAAAACAAAAAAAGAAGCTAATAATTGGGAAAAAGAATTCTTAAATCAGTACGCTGATTCTATTGATATGACATTTAGAGAGTTTTTCGAGCTATATAAAAGAGATAAAAAGCCACGTGTTAAAGAAAATACATGGCGAACTAAGGAATACATTGTAGATAATAAAATAATGCCATATTTTGCAAATTTATCAATGAAAGATATAAATAAAGTAACAATTATACAGTGGCAAAATGAGTTAATGAAAATTAAAGATGACAGAGGTAATAAATATTCTAATACTTATCTTAGAACAATTCATGCTCAATTTAGTAGTATACTAAATCATGCTTGCAGATACTATAACTTAAAAACTAATGTTGCTAGAGATGTAGGATCAATAGGAGAAAAAGATTCAGGAGAAATGCTTTTTTGGACACAGGATGAGTATGAATTATTTGCTAATGTGATTAAAGATAAACCAGAATCATTTGTGGCTTTTGAGATATTGTATTGGTGTGGACTAAGATTAGGGGAACTTTTAGCTTTAACAGAAGAAAAATTTGATTTCGACACAAACTCTTTAACAATTAATGAGTCTTTGCAAAGAATTGATGGACAGAATATTATTACAGAACCTAAGACTAAGAAAAGCATAAGAACAATTGTTATGCCGGATTTTTTATCGGATGAAATTAAATCTTACTTGAAAGGGTTTTACAAATTAAAACCCAAAGATTTGATATTTAACTTTTCAAGAAGTTTTTTGCACCATGAAATGGATAGAGGTTCAAAAAAAGCAGACGTGAAAAGGATTAGAATACACGATTTGAGGCACTCTCATGTATCATTATTGATAGAGCTTGGTTTTTCTGCAACGGCAATAGCAAATAGAGTTGGGCATGAATCAATCGATATAACTTACCGATATGCACATTTATTCCCAAGCAAACAAAAAGAAATGGCTATTTCTTTAACACATCTTAGAGAGAAGACACAAAATAACTGGAATGAATTATTGGAGGATGATACCTATGTTTAG
- a CDS encoding HsdM family class I SAM-dependent methyltransferase has protein sequence MAKLQSIEPNIADLVNGWLKSYGLDYKLEQESLNDEIDKALNEYASKSGGAGGNRPDAKLLLQDEALNYYPILIEYKGYKDKLVKLNKDGNVDNTTSKNEPNYKNINSYAVNGAIHYANAILHYTSYTDVISIGVTGFKRLDGSIEHSIGVYYVSKNNLGIGQKVDDYTDLSFLNKDNFNDFIKKINELNLSNDELDKLREKREKEIETSLTKLNNDIYKEEKGLSENDRVYLVSASIMATLGIAGKVRPLEKSDLKSSTEEGDTDGEIIVRKIEAFLKNKNLTEKKQNLIVRTLKNTLLSENINKPYNGESQLKRIFCKIVDDLGIYYKIGLTTDFTGKLFNEMYSWLGFSQDKLNDVVLTPSYVAHLLVKLARVDKDSYVWDFATGSAGLLVAAMNEMMIDAKNKIKSPLELERKILQIKAEQLLGIEILPNIYMLAILNMILMGDGSSNIINQDSLIDFDGRYGFGKADEDFPATAFVLNPPYSADGCGMIFVKKALSMMNKGYAAIIIQSSAGSGKAKEYNKKILENNTLIASIRMPIDLFMGKSSVQTNVYVFRVGEGHQKDDIVRFIDFSNDGYTRSNRKKASNNLRDTDRAKERYQEVVDLVRFGKSKLNIFTEDEYYESNIDPENGADWNQSAPIDKRPTLDDFKKTVADFLVWEVSAVMKNESEAPFLKK, from the coding sequence ATGGCGAAGTTACAATCCATTGAACCTAACATAGCTGATTTAGTAAATGGTTGGTTGAAGAGTTACGGTTTAGACTATAAACTAGAACAGGAAAGTTTGAATGATGAAATAGATAAAGCATTAAATGAGTATGCATCTAAAAGTGGAGGAGCTGGAGGAAATAGACCAGATGCTAAATTATTATTGCAAGATGAAGCCTTAAATTATTATCCTATTTTGATTGAATACAAGGGATATAAGGATAAATTAGTTAAACTAAATAAAGATGGAAATGTAGATAACACAACTAGCAAAAATGAACCAAACTATAAAAATATTAATTCTTATGCAGTTAACGGAGCTATTCATTATGCAAATGCAATACTACACTATACTTCTTATACAGATGTAATTTCTATAGGTGTTACTGGCTTCAAGAGATTAGATGGTTCAATAGAACATTCTATAGGGGTATATTATGTATCTAAAAATAATTTAGGCATAGGTCAAAAAGTTGATGATTACACAGATTTATCTTTCCTTAATAAAGATAACTTTAATGATTTTATAAAAAAGATTAATGAACTTAATTTATCTAATGATGAATTAGATAAATTAAGAGAGAAAAGAGAAAAAGAAATTGAGACATCTCTTACAAAGCTTAACAATGATATCTATAAAGAAGAAAAGGGCTTAAGTGAAAATGATAGGGTTTATCTAGTTTCTGCCTCTATTATGGCAACACTGGGCATAGCTGGAAAAGTTAGACCACTAGAAAAATCAGACCTTAAATCATCTACTGAAGAAGGAGATACAGATGGCGAAATTATCGTAAGAAAAATAGAAGCCTTCCTTAAAAATAAAAACTTAACAGAGAAAAAACAAAATCTTATTGTAAGAACACTAAAAAACACTTTATTATCAGAAAATATAAATAAACCATATAATGGAGAAAGTCAATTAAAGAGAATTTTTTGTAAAATTGTAGATGACTTAGGAATTTATTACAAAATTGGATTAACAACTGATTTTACAGGAAAGTTATTCAATGAAATGTATTCTTGGCTTGGTTTTAGCCAAGATAAATTAAATGATGTTGTTCTTACCCCATCCTATGTTGCACACCTGCTTGTTAAACTTGCAAGAGTTGACAAAGATTCTTATGTATGGGATTTTGCAACTGGTTCAGCAGGCCTATTAGTAGCAGCAATGAACGAAATGATGATTGATGCTAAAAACAAAATAAAATCGCCCCTAGAATTAGAGAGAAAAATCCTACAAATCAAGGCAGAACAATTGTTGGGTATAGAAATTTTGCCAAATATTTATATGCTTGCAATACTTAATATGATTCTTATGGGTGACGGTTCATCCAATATCATAAACCAAGACTCTCTTATAGATTTTGATGGGAGGTATGGCTTTGGCAAGGCTGATGAAGACTTTCCCGCTACAGCTTTTGTATTAAATCCACCTTATTCAGCTGATGGTTGTGGAATGATTTTTGTAAAAAAGGCCTTGTCTATGATGAATAAGGGATATGCTGCAATTATTATTCAAAGTTCTGCTGGAAGTGGAAAGGCTAAAGAATACAACAAAAAAATATTAGAAAACAATACACTAATAGCAAGTATAAGGATGCCTATTGATTTGTTTATGGGAAAATCAAGTGTACAGACCAATGTCTATGTGTTTAGGGTTGGAGAAGGTCATCAAAAAGATGATATAGTAAGGTTTATTGATTTTTCTAATGACGGATATACAAGGAGCAACAGGAAAAAAGCATCAAACAACCTAAGAGATACTGATAGAGCAAAGGAAAGATACCAAGAAGTGGTAGACCTAGTTAGGTTTGGCAAGTCAAAATTAAATATTTTTACTGAAGATGAATACTACGAAAGCAACATTGACCCAGAAAATGGAGCGGATTGGAATCAATCAGCACCAATTGATAAAAGGCCTACACTTGATGATTTTAAAAAAACAGTAGCAGACTTTCTGGTTTGGGAAGTATCAGCTGTTATGAAAAATGAAAGTGAGGCTCCATTCTTAAAAAAATAG
- a CDS encoding VapE domain-containing protein, with protein sequence MSYSNLIFPEADKTYLNSDLKINGNGTVNQNVNNVITTILNPKYCIENNIIEGKIFRDSFTKEIKFQGKIIGEKNIKPNEIRLWDDSLNNRLGIEIEKQFGINYNSNKMLEAVKYVANKNEISPPVQYIESLVWNGDKNAIRKLLPTYLGSEDTDLNNWIMEHMILGIIKRIFEPGSKFDEMMVLVGGQGIGKSTFARYLALKDDWFCTLDTIQGKDSIMNMMGKTVVEIEEFVALRNAKSANEAKSFLSKLNDRIRIPYEKFSKDVPRTCIFIGTLNEITFLNDHTGERRYLPVACNKDKRLKPIYLDKDFLGGASEEDYLNTIKKDFSQAFALGYEIYKNKSHSWTLPDDFLKDLKEEQEKFKYLNPDVEEIRSFLEEYKRSSVEPNITCFKELLMQGYQIKSKSFSEIMYNYFPEWNPIRLSKTKRISPSGVSIPVTMYYEKKINSNFDFIEIDKKSIPEEWKKDN encoded by the coding sequence ATGAGTTATAGCAATTTAATATTTCCTGAAGCTGATAAAACATATTTAAATTCAGACCTTAAGATTAATGGAAATGGCACTGTAAATCAAAATGTAAATAATGTTATAACAACGATTTTAAATCCTAAATACTGTATTGAAAACAACATAATTGAAGGCAAAATTTTTCGTGATAGCTTTACAAAGGAGATTAAATTCCAAGGAAAAATTATAGGTGAAAAAAATATTAAACCAAATGAAATTCGTCTTTGGGATGATTCATTAAATAATAGGCTAGGCATTGAAATAGAAAAACAGTTTGGAATAAATTACAATTCTAATAAAATGTTAGAGGCAGTTAAATACGTTGCTAATAAGAATGAAATTAGTCCACCAGTACAGTATATTGAAAGTCTTGTTTGGAATGGAGATAAAAACGCCATAAGAAAATTGCTGCCAACTTATTTAGGGTCGGAGGATACAGACTTAAATAACTGGATTATGGAACATATGATTTTAGGTATAATAAAAAGAATATTTGAACCAGGATCTAAGTTTGATGAAATGATGGTACTTGTAGGTGGACAAGGTATAGGCAAATCTACATTCGCAAGATACCTTGCTCTAAAAGACGATTGGTTTTGCACTTTAGATACAATACAAGGAAAAGATTCTATAATGAATATGATGGGCAAAACAGTTGTAGAAATCGAAGAATTTGTTGCATTAAGAAATGCAAAATCTGCTAATGAGGCGAAATCTTTTTTATCAAAACTAAATGATAGAATTAGAATCCCTTATGAAAAATTTTCAAAAGATGTTCCAAGAACTTGTATATTTATAGGCACATTAAATGAAATAACTTTTCTTAATGATCATACAGGCGAGAGGAGATATCTTCCAGTTGCATGCAACAAAGATAAACGATTAAAACCAATTTATTTAGATAAAGATTTTCTAGGAGGAGCGTCCGAAGAAGATTATCTCAATACAATAAAAAAAGATTTTAGCCAGGCATTTGCGTTAGGGTATGAAATATATAAAAACAAATCTCACTCATGGACTTTGCCAGATGATTTTTTAAAAGACTTAAAAGAAGAACAAGAAAAATTTAAATACCTGAATCCAGATGTAGAAGAAATTCGATCTTTCTTAGAAGAATATAAAAGAAGTAGTGTAGAACCAAACATTACATGTTTTAAGGAATTACTTATGCAAGGATATCAAATTAAGTCAAAATCATTTTCAGAAATCATGTATAACTATTTTCCAGAATGGAATCCGATTCGTCTATCTAAAACTAAAAGAATATCGCCAAGTGGTGTATCAATCCCTGTAACTATGTATTATGAAAAGAAAATAAATTCTAATTTTGATTTTATAGAAATAGATAAAAAAAGCATACCTGAAGAATGGAAAAAAGATAATTAA
- a CDS encoding plasmid mobilization protein, which translates to MKNRVRNERLEIRLTEKERDLFEEKMRKAKCKTMSHFIRECVLEKEINVVDLNPFRDLQWEISKVGNNINQIAKVANTNAVIYKNDVKKMQEDLNNLSKNLYKLYSQLLKNPKKFEGNSK; encoded by the coding sequence ATGAAAAACAGAGTTAGAAATGAACGATTAGAAATCAGATTGACAGAAAAAGAGCGAGACCTTTTTGAAGAGAAAATGAGAAAAGCTAAGTGCAAAACTATGAGCCATTTTATAAGAGAATGTGTTTTAGAAAAAGAAATTAATGTAGTTGATCTTAATCCGTTTAGAGATTTGCAATGGGAAATTTCTAAAGTGGGGAATAATATAAATCAGATTGCAAAAGTTGCAAATACAAACGCAGTTATTTATAAAAATGATGTAAAAAAGATGCAAGAAGATTTGAATAATTTATCAAAGAATTTATATAAATTGTATTCACAGTTATTAAAAAACCCTAAGAAATTTGAAGGTAATAGTAAATAA